The DNA region GGAGCAAGGACGCTGTAGTGACTTACAGCACAGAAACAGCAGACCTAGATGGGCATATATAGCATTCAATCCCACTCTCTCCTAGTGTGTAGGCTCACAAACAGGCCCACAGCCCCTTTTATCTGCTTTCACCAGAGACCATTCACATTTATTACCAGAATGTCATTGCTGGCAAGGCAGCGCTCTGTTTCCCCAGAACAGGGGTGCTGCAGTTTTCTCTGAGGCCCAGTCCTGGGTGTTCTGGCTTCCCACGGTGTTTGTTAACCCAACAATCTGAatgcactcactctctctctctctctctcgcccctCCTTAGGCTCTCAGCCACCATGCTGAAGTCAAACAAGACAATAGTGATAGTGGTCCTGGCAGTTCAGTCCATTGTTTTCATGTGCTTCCTCGCTCAGCTTCGCAGCAGCTATTCCCCGCAGGAAGAGAAACCAGCTCAGGTGCACATTCTCATTCTCTCCTCCTGGAGGTCAGGATCTTCCTTCACTGGCCAGCTCTTCAGCCAGCACCCTGATGTCTTCTACCTGATGGAGCCTGCCTGGCACGTGTGGACAGCCATGTACCAGAACAGGGCCAAAACCTTACAGATGGCAGCACGTGACCTCATCAGGTCTGTCTTTCTGTGCGACATGTCTGTGTTTGATGCCTACATGTCTACGCTGAGGAATAAATctgatttatttcagtgggagacCAGCCGGGCTCTGTGCTCCCCCCCTGCATGTGACCTCTTCCAGCGCAACCACATCATTTCCAAAACCGCCTGCAAGACCCTCTGCAGCAGGTATCCATTCAGCAAGGTGGAGGAGGCTTGCAAGACCTATAGCCACACAGTCCTCAAGGAGGTCCGGTTCTTTGATCTGACGGCTCTCTATCCCCTTCTCACTGACCCCTCCCTGAATCTCAAAATCATTCACTTGGTTCGGGACCCCAGGGCTGTGTTCCACTCTCGTGAGAAAACAGTGGCTGCTCTGATGCGCGACAGTAACATTGTGGTAGGGCCCCAGAAGAACCAAGGGGAGAGTGGGCCATACAATGTGATGCAAGAAATCTGTAAAAGTCACATCCGTATTTATACTGaaggcagccaggcccttcccagCTTCCTCAAAGGCCGCTACATGCTGGTGCGCTACGAAGATATTGTCAACGATCCCCTGGCGAAGGCTGAACAGTTGTACAAGTTTGCAGAGCTCCACTTCACACCCAAACTTCAGGTGTGGGTGTACAACATTACTCATGGGAAAGGCCTGGGGATGCAGGCCTTTGACATCAGCTCCAGAGATGCAGTGAATGTGTCCCAGGCCTGGAGGAAGAATCTGCCTTTCCAGAAAATAGAAAAGTTGCAAAATGTGTGCAAGGATGCCATGGACCTGTTGGGTTATCGACTACTGATGTCCAAGGAAGAACAGAAAGATATGGCACTGAACCTGTTATTTACTCAGGGCCCTCCGCCCGGTGACACAGGGAGCTGAATGCAGAAAATTTGCCTCCTGTTTGTCAGCTGAAGGCTGCAGAATTCAGAACTGTGTGCACaagtgaaagtgtgtgtgtgcgcgcgcgcatgtgTCCAGCGTGATAATAGCACCTGAAACAGAGCACAGTTGGAGGCAGTGAGATCACTGCTAACTTTCTTCCCTGCGTAACTCTGCTGTGCAATCTCCAcactaaaaatacattaaagcaataaataaatgacaTTAGGTTGGAAGCACCCTTCAAGGCCCAGCAGCAAAGCAAGCCTTGTTTTTTCTGAAAAAGTCCACAGTTTAGGAGGGACAGTAAAAGGAGAAAACGCAGCTGAGAGGGAACAGAACATCCAACGAACAGGACCCAAAAAAGTCAGAAACCTCCCAGAAGGCCAATTTAATTAAACACCAAGAAAACTACAATTAGCAGGTGTATTCCTGGAGACCATGAGGCACAGTGAGTGTACAGGTAGGGACTTATGTGTCTGACAAATTCCATGAAGGAGTAAATGATGCCACAGGAGAAAGGGATTTGGTTAGAATTGAGTTTCTGGGTAGCTCCTTTTCTGAGAGTACTGAGCTTTCTAGTCCAGCTTTCTTTTTCTCCACTTCTGTGCCTGAGCATCCACCACTGGTTAACAGTGTTGGAAAGTATTGTGTTTGTTTATTGTATAACACCAGTGTGGAGCAGGAGACAAGAACAGCCATGGCTGAACCAGTAAAAGGGAAAACAGTTCTCTCTGGGTTTGAATAGTCGGATCCATTTCTGGGAATATGTAAACCCACTTGTCCTAGTAAAATAATAATCTTCTGCTCTTCAGAAATAATAATTTCGTCCCCAAGAGATCTCAAAGACAATGTCCAAGACTGAGACCCCCGCCCTGTATGATCAGTTATAGCCaaagaaattaaatacaaaaaagtgtatTAACACAATGTTAAGGCTGAGAATTTAAACACATGAGAATATTCAAAAGGTGCTCAGATTACACAGCGCTAAGCATGGTGAAAAACTGGAATGGAATAGTTACGTTTCCTGCTGCTTGTCCATAGTTACAGATGTTGTAGAACTGGTATAGCTTGTGCTGGATTTATTTCCTgcagcagaggctggagggagctgtGGGAACACTTTCAGGcagaggcagagggagaagagaatgggTGCTAGTGGGTAGAAGGATAGTGTAGAACAGGCAACTTCCCCTTTTAGCTTATTTATATGCCGGGGCGATTTCCAGGTCTACACCGTGTTAAAGTTGCATTACAGGCTGGGGCAATTTccaggtctacactgcattaaAGTTGCATTTAACAGAATAAGCTGTTCTCCAGAATCCAAAAAATGGGAAATTGGGCAGCAACCTTTACAACTGAATTTTGTAATGTTTGTGGATTTAAATCCTCTCTCTTTATGGTGAAGTAGAAGTATTTTGTAATTATTGTATGTTATCTTGTGAAGCActctgggatgaaaggtgctacgtAAATCCCAGAGTTTATACATTTTTACCTAGGGATCTAGTGGATTATCCagaacttgaagtttttaaatcaagcttaTTGTCTTTTTAGAAGAGATGCTCTAGCTCAATCATAAATTATGGGCTTGTTGCAGGAATCACTTGATGAAATTCTCTgtcctgtattatgcaggagggcAGGCTGGATGGccacaatgctcccttctggccttaaacagcTCAGAATCCTTGCAAATATTAAGAGTCCAGGAACAGGTTTAAAACTCAGGTTACCCAAGTATCCTCGGTACGCTCAGTTAGTTTTCATATCATTGTCAAACTACATGTAACCAGGGAATGGTCCTGCTGTTGTGAGGAATTTGCCTAGCTTCTATACTGCCCCAGGTGGAATTGGAGGTGACAGGGTCTGAGTCTGCACCTCAACAATATTTACCGGATGCCTGCTTGAGCTCAAGAACTCCTCTTCCTTGCTGCCATCTGAAAGAGACCTCGTAACCCCGATAAGGCTGGGGCCAGGATCACTGGGGGCTTAACCCCCAGTCTCATTATGGGTTTCTCAGGACCGGGCCTAGGGTCTCCCTATGGTGGGGTACTCTCTCCTCCCTGGCTACTTCCCTGATCCAGTGATCATTGCATTGAGTTTAAACCACGTACAATTTATTAACCTGCAACTGTAAACCAATCAGGGAAAAATGGAGACGGTTAAATGATCCAAAAACTAACACAATGGGCATAGGGATACCATAAACTACACTCTCGGGGGCTAGTCACAGCCTATTCCTAGACATCCCAAGTCCTGGCTGCACTGTGGTGACACCATAGGTCAGACACCTGCcctggggtgcgggtggggggctgggatgcATGCtctcaggctccaggtggcaggaTGCTTCTCCCCAGTATCAGCCTTCCCATTGGGGTCGTGGTCCCTACTCCCAGTCTGGCCTTCAAGTCCCTCTTGTCTGGCGCCATCTCCCtccactgagccctctgcccagggcccccGTCACTTTTCCTAGGTGTTCACTATGCTCAGCTCCAGTTTGCTTGTGGCATGGCCAGCTCTCTGCTGTagctcagccctggctccccagTGGTGGAGCTGGTCAGCGCtgccgcagctctggctcccctgGCTTTGTCCTGGCAGCCCCGGCTCACGCCTGCCAGTCCTGTCAATCCCGGTGATTTGGAGTGCTGGCCTCTCTGCATTGGCCTAGGGAcctgtcagtctcaggatcctgaCTCCTCTTCAGTCCTTCCCCTTTCTCCTAGCACTGGGAGAGGGCCAACCGAAAGATGCATTCAGTCATCTTCCCTCCAGATTAGCCTTACAGGGCTCAAATgcagtgttgctaactcttgTGATTCTATTGCAAGTCTTCTGATGTTTGGTGAAGAAGAGTCTGAAAACATGACCCACAAGTGCATCCTTCAGTCTCAGAAATCAAAAGGCAAATAATAAGCCCTCAAAATGTACTATTATGGTGCTGTGGTAGCACCTGCTACAAATTTCCATTCATCTTAAGAATGTATTACGTGTTTCATTTTATAGGGGTAGTTCTTTTTTGGGCCCCTTTTGCAGGAAATCTGAAATGCTCGGGGCTGTGCTCTACGTTGCTCCTTCTGCTGCTGATTCAGACTATCAGTTATACAAAGCACTGTTTGTTAATAGAGCGTATTTCAGAATAAATACTTCCACTGCTGTCTAGAAAACAGCGTGTCGCCCATTGGGAAAGTGTGTGTGAAGTCATTCTCTAGTTGATGGTCCACAAAGAGGCAATTACTCCAGGAGTTAAAGCAGTAGGGGTCTGAACTGGGAATCTGACGTTCAATGTTCAAATGCTTCTGCTGATCTGCATGGGAGATATTCTGATTACGTGTGATTCACACAGTCGGAAGAAAACTGGGATAATCAATAAATTATGGTGTGAAACATCAAAAGAATACAGgtgtctcatagaatcatagaatatcagagttggaagggacctctggaggtcatctagtccaaccccctgcccagagcaggaccaatccccaactaaatcatcccagccagggctttgtcaagcctgaccttaaaaacttctaaggaaggggattccaccacctccctaggtaacgcattccagtgcttcaccaccctcctagtgaaagtttttcctaatatccaacctaaatctcccccactgcaacttgagaccattactccttgtcctgtcatctgctatcactgagaatagtctagatccatcctctttggatccacctttcaggtagttaaaagcagctatcaaatcccccctcattcttctcttccgtagactaaacaatcccagttccctcaacctctcctcataagtcatgtgttccagacccctaatcatttttgttgcccttcgctgtatACTcaccaatttttccacatccttcttgtagtgtggggcccaaaactggacacagtactccagacggggcctcaccaatgtcgaatagaggggaacgatcacgtccctcgatctgctggcaatgcccctacttatacaccccaaaatgccattggccttcctggcaacaagggcacactgttgactcatatccagcttctcgtccactgtcacccctaggtccttctctgcagaactgctgcctagccattcggtccctagtctgtagcggtgcattggattcttccgtcctaagtgcagtcTCACATTTCAGTCACATGTCTGGGTTGCAGGTGTCACAGATTAATAGGTTTGAAGGTTTATGAGCGTGATATTTCACACTAGTAGGCCAGACAAACACAGTAGTTAGACACGCTAGAGGAGTGCAGCCACTCCTGGCTGTATCAGGTTCCAAAAGTCCATGAGAGGCTACATTCttgggctggcagggagctggacttcTGCCATGTGTATTGATATCTACACTCCTAGTGGGAGAGTGTGCAGTCTCTGTGCTGGGTTGACATGGAAAGAGTTAACCTTGTCCTAGGAAGGGCCACAGCTGTTTGCAGTGATTGCAAAGACTCTCAGGAGAAGGTGGAGAGAGGTaggaaaaagagaaagaggtaATAAGGTCAGAGGAAGGAGGGGTGTAATGGGAAGAACTTGCAAGGCTCTCCAAAGGGACTAAACCCTGGGAAGGGCTATGAGAACTATTGAGCTATTGCCTTGAGGGGTGGAGGACTAAACCCCGCCACAAAGGGGAGAACAGGTGGGCCCCGAGAAGTGCAGGAAGACCATTGAGGctgtgatagcagatgacaggctTTATGTTAATTGATTCTTTTGGACATTTTATTCTGGAAAACTTGGAGGCTAAACCTTGTCTAGTCTCCCACCTAGCTGGAAGAAAATTGCCACCcacagaggaaactgaggcacaactgCACTTGGTGGTAAGACTGCCTTCCCACACAGGGATAAAGTGTTATTGACACAAACTGGAGTGAGCCATATCGCAGCATCTCACATCCTTCAGGGATTGGTACAGCCTGCAGTGGGTTCAGCAGCACAGGTTCTCTCTTGCTTCCCAGACTCATGCAGCTCCCCTTTTCTCTTCCTGAGCCCCTGCGGAGCTACTCACATGAGCTAACCACGCCTGTATAACAAAAGCTACATTTAGTGACAGTTAAGGCTGCTTCATGACCCACTCAAAACCTTAACTGTGTGGAAACAAAAAGTTGGCTTCATTACTTGCCACCTTCACATACAGTGCCTACGATGCTTTGGATAAAATGCTCCAAAAGGCTTTTCCTTCCATCTCCAATATATACTGAAGAGCATCATACACCTCAACTTGGGCTTTCACACAAAACCACAATGATGATCTCATGTGTTCTTATATCAACAGCTGAGCACATCTGACTGTCACACACTCTCCATGCACTTGGGACATTATTCTACCTTTATCAGTGCTAAAGTCCCTTTGAGATGACCACTTCCTTTAAAGATattgtggtgggtgggaggaggatggGTGCTGATTCACTCTTAACTGTCACTAAGAAgtcgcctactacaggacaggcccaaaaagaaaataacagaacgccactagccgtcaccttcagcccccaactaaaacctctccaatgcatcatcaaggatctacaacctagcctgaaggacgacccatcactctcatagatcttgggagacaggccagtccttgcctacagacagccccccaacctgaagcaaatactcaccagcaaccacacaccacacaacagaaccactaacccaggaacaagaaaaggagtacttgtggcaccttagagacgaaagcttatgctcaaataaatttgttagtctctaaggtgccacaagtcctccttttctttttgcgaatacagactaacacggctgctactctgtaacccaggaacctatccttgcaacaaagcctgttgccaactgtgtccacatatctattcaggggacaccatcatagggcctaatcacatcagccacactatcagaggctcgttcacctgcacatctaccaatgtgatatatgccatcatgtgccagcaatgcccctctgccatgtacattgaccaaagtggacagtctctacgtaaaagaataaatgggcacaaatcagacgtcaagaattataacattcaaaaaccagtcggagaacacttcaatctctttggtcactcgattacagacctaaaagttgcaattcttcaacaaaaaaacttcaaaaccagactccaacgagagactgctgaattggaattaatttgcaaactggatacaattaatttaggcttgaataaaaactgggagtggatgggtcattacacaaagtaaaactatttcccctctcccccactgttcctcagacgttcttgtcaactgctggaaatggcccatcttgattatcactacaaagggttttctccccccactctcctactggtaacagctcaccttacctgatcactctggttacagtgtgtatggtaacacccattgtttcatgttttctgtgtatataaatctcccctctgtattttccactgaatgcatctgatgaagtgagctgtagctcacgctcaaataaatttgttagtctctaatgtgccacaagtcctccttttctttttgcagatacagactaacacggctgctactctgataaatgtagtttgtttgtttataaacttttaaaactaTGTGTTTTTTTCCAAACCAGTCTCCTGCCTTTTGAACACTGTGTTGCCAGAACTGCAGATGCATTGGAGTTAGTCTCCGGTGTTAGCCCCAAAGCTCCATTTGGCTGAAGCATGTTATGTGGAGAATAGCTGGTGGTTCCTCCTGGGAaattattttccaatttttcattcACCAACAGCAGGTGTCAAGCCCCCTTCCTTGTAACTGGAGTTcaaaggagagggaagggaggCTCCTCTAGAGTCTTGTTAGGCCTGAAGACCTGAAGAAATCCATCTAGCACATTGGGTCCTGTTCTTTGTAGAAGCCCATTAAAGATCCCAGCAAAGCACTGCCAATACACCACAGGGCACcttaaaaggaaagaagaaactcCAAAACTGCATGTTGGATTAATGGAGCAAGATCTTTCACCTATAATGCTATGGCAGAACATTTGAGTACACTGCTGCTACCTTGCTACACTCACATGGGAaatttttagtgattttttttttaaggcaggcCCATAAAAAAGTGTTTGGAAACCACAAAATATAGTTTAAGAACAAGAGTGTTCAGATACCAAGATGATAGACACATCTGCCagacagaggggaaggatcaACAGGTTTGCACTAGAGTCTCTCAGAACAGAGAAATCTTACCTTTGAGCTCCTTCTGGAACTAGGGGCAGAAATCAGAGTGAGCATatgaaacaggagaggaggcaagtATGTTCAGACTGAGAGAGTGAGCTGGGGCAAGAAGCGGGTGTGGTCTGCAAAGGGCATGTAGCAGAGGTAAATTAAATTTatccaaattaaaaacaatatataatatttacatcaggtttcagagtagcagccgtgttagtctgtattcgcaaaagaaaagaagtacttgtggcaccttagagcagtcgctaaggtgccacaagtactccttttctttttgcgaatacagactaacacggctgctactctgaaacctgtcattatgcaaggcactgaatttagcagtatggagtggaaatctaccaaatttgttagtctctaaggtgccacaagtactccttttctattttacaTCTGTGGCCCCAGTGATCAGACTCTTTTACTGTAGGATTTGGGACATTTAGTGTAGAAAGTGGCAGACTGTTGTGTGCTAGTGGTTGTTatagggagaaggggaggggagggtgtgatGCACTCACAGGTTGTAGGTGTCCAGGGTGTGGTGTTCTATACCATCTTGTggcactgaggctacttagagaGAGCGAGGTTAATGAGTTTtgctctacaaccttagctaacagccatatggcttttagctcatgctgtggaggctcatgcactaagctccagaggccccaggttcgatcctgcctgccgacgaccagggtctgttggaGTTTCATAGGCAACAGACACAAATATTAAATCTCTGAAACCGCC from Chelonia mydas isolate rCheMyd1 chromosome 12, rCheMyd1.pri.v2, whole genome shotgun sequence includes:
- the CHST4 gene encoding carbohydrate sulfotransferase 4, with protein sequence MLKSNKTIVIVVLAVQSIVFMCFLAQLRSSYSPQEEKPAQVHILILSSWRSGSSFTGQLFSQHPDVFYLMEPAWHVWTAMYQNRAKTLQMAARDLIRSVFLCDMSVFDAYMSTLRNKSDLFQWETSRALCSPPACDLFQRNHIISKTACKTLCSRYPFSKVEEACKTYSHTVLKEVRFFDLTALYPLLTDPSLNLKIIHLVRDPRAVFHSREKTVAALMRDSNIVVGPQKNQGESGPYNVMQEICKSHIRIYTEGSQALPSFLKGRYMLVRYEDIVNDPLAKAEQLYKFAELHFTPKLQVWVYNITHGKGLGMQAFDISSRDAVNVSQAWRKNLPFQKIEKLQNVCKDAMDLLGYRLLMSKEEQKDMALNLLFTQGPPPGDTGS